Sequence from the Acidobacteriota bacterium genome:
GGTGCTCTTTGAATTCGCCGACGGGGGTGTCGTCCTCACCTTTGCCCACGAGAGCGTCCCAGCGGCCGTAGTAGAACACGGAACCGTGCCACTGGTTGGTGCCGCTGCGGGTGATGGCGTTGATGCCACCGCCCGTGAAGCCGCCCTGGCGCACGTCATAAGGGGCGATGACGATCTGGAATTCCTGGATGGCGTCCAGGCTGATGGGGTTCGTGCCTGCTTGTCCGCCGGGGGTGCCGCTGTCGGCCAGACCGAACAGGTCGTTGTTGACGGCGCCGTCGATCTGGACGTTGTTGTAGCGGTTGTTCTTGCCGGCCACGGAGTACGCCTGGTCGCTGAAGTTCTCGCTGATGTTGACCTGGGGCACCAGCCGGGTGAAGTCGGAGAAGTTACGGGAGATGCTGGGCATGTTCTCGATGGCCGCCTGGGTGACGTTGTGGGCGGCGCCCGTGCGGGCGGTGCTCAGCTCCGCCTCGGAGGCGACGACGGTCACTTCACCGAGGTCGACGTTGGCCAGGACCAGCTTGTACGAGAGCTGCTTGTTCTCGCCAAGCTTGACGTACACGTCGTTGGTGGTATCGGT
This genomic interval carries:
- a CDS encoding TonB-dependent receptor plug domain-containing protein, which encodes MRKTLWIGLLMLLSMPVLVLGQGATTAEFSGVILSSDEMPLPGAEITAVHVPTGTTYTTISRADGRFNIPAVRVGGPYTITVTMEGFKTDTTNDVYVKLGENKQLSYKLVLANVDLGEVTVVASEAELSTARTGAAHNVTQAAIENMPSISRNFSDFTRLVPQVNISENFSDQAYSVAGKNNRYNNVQIDGAVNNDLFGLADSGTPGGQAGTNPISLDAIQEFQIVIAPYDVRQGGFTGGGINAITRSGTNQWHGSVFYYGRWDALVGKGEDDTPVGEFKEHQYGFRLGGPIMKDKLFFFVNGEITRRTQPNDYLIDDTGNSNDWGGAAVTLADVQRFLDICQSYGYDPGGYG